A stretch of DNA from Sandaracinaceae bacterium:
AAGTCAGAGGTTCGAATCCTCTAGCATCCGCCCCCCTGCTACCCTGCCGCCTGCATGACAGCCAATTTCGCGCTTCTCGGCATAGGCGGCTTCGTCGCTCCGCGTCATCTGAAGGCCATCTCGGACAACGGTGGCACGCTGGTGGCGGCGTGTGACCCCTTCGACTCCGTCGGGGTCATGGACCGCTACTTCCCAGACGCGGCGTTCTTCACCGAGGTCGAGCGCTTCGACCGCTTCCTCGAGAAGCGGCGACGGGAGTCTGCTGCGGCGGCGGTCAAGTACGTCTCGGTGTGTTCTCCCAACTACCTCCACGACGCGCACTGCCGCCTGGCGCTGCGCCTCGGCGCGCACGCCATCTGCGAGAAGCCACTGGTCATCAACCCGTGGAACCTCGACCAGCTGCGCGTCATCGAGAGCGAGAGCGAGGCGCGCGTGTTCACGGTCCTCCAGCTCCGACTGTTGCCGTCGCTGATCGCCGTGCGAGCGCGCGTCGCGGAGGACGCGGCTCGTGGGGTACGTCACCAGGTCGTGCTGACCTACGCCACGCGCCGTGGCCGCTGGTACGACGTGTCGTGGAAGGGGGACGAGGCAAAGTCGGGAGGGCTCGTGACCAACATCGGCATCCACTTGATGGATCTGCTGGTGTGGCTCTTCGGTGCCCCTCAGGAGGCCGAGGTACACCAGCGCGAGCGCGACCGGGTGAGCGGGTTCCTCGCCCTCGAGCACGCCGACGTGCGGTGGTTGCTGTCGACGCGGGCGGCCGATCTCCCGAGCGTCGTGCTCGACGCGGGCGGTCACGCCCATCGCACGTTGACGCTGGACGGAGAGGAGCTCGAGTTCTCGAGTGGCTTCACGGACCTGCACTCCGAGGTCTACCGCGAGGTGCTGGCGGGACGCGGGTACGGGATCGAGGACGCACGTCCTTCCATCGAGCTGTCCTACAAGCTCCGCACCGCCGAGCTGACCACCCCGCACGTAGAGCGCAGCCACCCTCAGCTCCGCGTGTCTCCCACTCCAGGCGGACACCCGTGAGCGAAGCCACGTACCACGCGCACCCCAGCGCGTACGTCGACGAGCCCGTCACCATCGGCGCGGGCACACGCATCTGGCA
This window harbors:
- a CDS encoding Gfo/Idh/MocA family oxidoreductase, with product MTANFALLGIGGFVAPRHLKAISDNGGTLVAACDPFDSVGVMDRYFPDAAFFTEVERFDRFLEKRRRESAAAAVKYVSVCSPNYLHDAHCRLALRLGAHAICEKPLVINPWNLDQLRVIESESEARVFTVLQLRLLPSLIAVRARVAEDAARGVRHQVVLTYATRRGRWYDVSWKGDEAKSGGLVTNIGIHLMDLLVWLFGAPQEAEVHQRERDRVSGFLALEHADVRWLLSTRAADLPSVVLDAGGHAHRTLTLDGEELEFSSGFTDLHSEVYREVLAGRGYGIEDARPSIELSYKLRTAELTTPHVERSHPQLRVSPTPGGHP